One stretch of Kiritimatiellaceae bacterium DNA includes these proteins:
- the queA gene encoding tRNA preQ1(34) S-adenosylmethionine ribosyltransferase-isomerase QueA: MKVDLFDFELPQRFIADRPASPRDSARLLDLTGDGFADRIIRDLPELLQSGDLLIGNNTKVIPARLDGLRGEVKIEVTLHMRTADNEWLAFAKPGKRLKEGSLIDFADDFFAEVTEKRDGGEIRLRFNCGGEKLFQCLEKYGRMPLPPYIPRGEDGAQTASDRENYQTIFAKEEGAVAAPTAGLHFTPELFRALEKRGVAFETVTLHVGAGTFLPVKVDNTEDHKMHAEWGTVSQETVDRINATRLAGGRIVAVGTTSLRLLESASTAPGIIKPFTGETDIFITPGYQFKTVDLLMTNFHLPRSTLFMLVSAFAGLDRMHAAYEHAKKQDYRFYSYGDACLLKRTNAE, encoded by the coding sequence ATGAAAGTTGACTTGTTTGATTTTGAACTGCCGCAACGCTTTATCGCGGACCGCCCGGCCAGTCCGCGCGATTCCGCGCGCCTGCTCGACCTGACCGGCGACGGCTTTGCCGACCGGATCATCCGCGACCTGCCGGAACTTCTTCAGTCCGGCGATCTGCTGATCGGCAATAACACCAAGGTGATTCCGGCGCGGCTCGACGGTCTGCGCGGCGAGGTGAAAATTGAAGTGACTCTGCACATGCGCACCGCCGATAACGAATGGCTCGCTTTCGCCAAGCCCGGTAAACGGCTCAAAGAAGGAAGCCTGATCGATTTTGCTGACGATTTTTTCGCCGAGGTGACGGAAAAACGCGACGGCGGCGAAATCCGTCTGCGCTTCAACTGCGGCGGCGAAAAACTTTTCCAATGTCTGGAAAAATACGGCCGCATGCCGCTTCCGCCATACATTCCGCGCGGCGAGGACGGGGCGCAGACCGCCAGCGACCGCGAAAACTATCAGACCATTTTCGCCAAAGAAGAAGGCGCGGTTGCCGCGCCGACTGCTGGACTGCACTTTACTCCGGAACTTTTCCGGGCGCTGGAAAAGCGCGGTGTGGCGTTTGAAACCGTCACGCTTCACGTCGGCGCCGGAACCTTTTTGCCGGTCAAAGTGGACAATACCGAAGACCATAAAATGCACGCCGAGTGGGGAACCGTTTCGCAGGAGACGGTGGACAGGATTAACGCGACGCGGCTGGCTGGCGGACGGATTGTCGCCGTCGGCACGACGTCGCTTCGTCTGCTCGAAAGCGCGTCAACCGCACCGGGCATCATCAAACCGTTCACCGGCGAGACCGACATTTTCATCACGCCCGGCTATCAGTTTAAAACCGTTGACCTGCTGATGACCAACTTCCACCTGCCGCGCTCGACACTCTTTATGCTCGTCTCCGCCTTCGCCGGACTTGACCGGATGCACGCCGCCTACGAACATGCCAAGAAACAGGACTACCGTTTCTACTCCTACGGCGACGCGTGTCTGTTGAAAAGGACGAATGCTGAATGA
- the tgt gene encoding tRNA guanosine(34) transglycosylase Tgt has translation MMKFELSKKDGAARRGKITTAHGVIDTPAFMPVGTAATVKGMRPEQVADTGAQILLGNTYHLMLRPGAERVASLGGLHKFMNWDKPILTDSGGFQVMSLSKLRKITEKGVTFQSHTDGSTYELSPERSIEIQHLLDADISMAFDECTPFPSDEKTAAESMRLSMRWAQRSKDAFKVRDGYGLFGIVQGSIYSELRVESAEALKQIGFDGYAIGGLAVGEGQELMFQTLETTVPHLPEDRPRYLMGVGKPSDIVGAVLRGVDMFDCVLPTRSGRTAQAFTRRGTLNFMNARHAADPRPLDADCTCYTCRNYSRAYIHHLLRCEEMLGPMLLTQHNLHYYQELMAGLRGAIEAGALAAFAEKFHVDYMSGDIEEV, from the coding sequence ATGATGAAATTTGAACTATCTAAAAAAGACGGCGCGGCGCGGCGCGGAAAAATCACGACGGCGCACGGCGTAATTGATACGCCCGCCTTTATGCCGGTCGGCACGGCGGCGACGGTTAAAGGGATGCGCCCCGAACAGGTGGCGGATACCGGCGCGCAGATTCTGCTCGGCAACACCTACCACCTGATGCTGCGCCCCGGCGCGGAGCGCGTCGCGTCGCTCGGCGGTCTGCATAAGTTCATGAACTGGGATAAGCCGATCCTGACCGACTCCGGCGGCTTTCAGGTGATGTCGCTTTCCAAGCTTCGGAAAATCACCGAAAAAGGCGTGACGTTTCAGTCGCATACGGATGGAAGCACCTACGAGTTGTCGCCGGAACGCTCGATTGAAATTCAGCACCTGCTCGACGCCGATATTTCGATGGCGTTCGATGAATGCACGCCGTTTCCTTCCGACGAAAAAACCGCCGCCGAATCGATGCGTCTTTCCATGCGTTGGGCGCAACGGTCCAAAGATGCGTTCAAGGTGCGCGACGGCTACGGACTGTTTGGTATCGTGCAGGGCAGTATTTATTCCGAACTGCGTGTCGAGTCGGCGGAGGCGCTCAAACAGATCGGCTTCGACGGTTACGCCATCGGCGGACTTGCTGTCGGCGAAGGACAGGAGCTGATGTTCCAAACGTTGGAAACCACCGTGCCGCACCTGCCGGAAGATCGTCCGCGTTACCTGATGGGTGTTGGTAAGCCGTCGGACATTGTCGGCGCGGTACTGCGCGGCGTGGATATGTTCGACTGCGTTCTGCCGACCCGATCGGGCCGCACGGCGCAGGCGTTTACACGGCGCGGCACGCTCAACTTTATGAACGCCCGCCACGCCGCCGATCCGCGTCCGCTGGATGCCGACTGCACCTGCTACACTTGCCGGAACTACAGCCGCGCTTACATTCATCACTTGCTGAGGTGCGAAGAAATGCTCGGCCCGATGCTGCTGACCCAGCATAACCTGCATTACTATCAGGAGCTGATGGCCGGACTGCGCGGCGCGATTGAAGCCGGAGCGCTGGCCGCTTTTGCAGAGAAGTTTCATGTCGACTACATGAGCGGCGACATTGAAGAAGTTTAG
- a CDS encoding epoxyqueuosine reductase QueH, with protein MVVGKPTTNNEYPITKRILLHTCCAPCAAPSAERLVLDGHEVVFYFSNFNIHPEAEYLKRLEAARKLAKVMNLVIEEDQYDHAEWLAHIRGLENEPEKGARCRKCFEFSLARTSQMAERLGIPAFATTLTLSPHKVSRIIFEIGAQFPRFVPIDFKKQGGFLRGIKLAEEYDLYRQSYCGCEFSIGVRP; from the coding sequence ATCGTTGTGGGAAAACCAACAACCAATAACGAATATCCAATAACGAAGCGCATTCTACTCCATACTTGCTGTGCGCCGTGCGCCGCGCCGTCGGCGGAACGGCTGGTGCTCGACGGCCATGAAGTGGTGTTCTATTTCAGCAATTTCAACATTCATCCCGAAGCGGAATATCTCAAGCGACTGGAAGCGGCCCGTAAACTGGCCAAGGTGATGAATCTGGTGATTGAAGAAGATCAGTACGACCACGCCGAATGGCTGGCGCATATCCGGGGATTGGAGAACGAGCCGGAAAAGGGCGCGCGTTGCCGCAAATGTTTTGAATTCAGTCTGGCGCGCACCAGCCAGATGGCGGAACGGCTTGGCATTCCGGCGTTCGCTACGACGCTGACGCTTAGTCCGCACAAAGTATCACGCATCATTTTTGAAATCGGCGCACAGTTCCCGCGCTTTGTGCCGATCGACTTTAAAAAGCAGGGCGGCTTCCTGCGCGGCATTAAATTGGCTGAAGAATACGACCTCTACCGCCAGAGCTATTGCGGCTGTGAATTTAGTATAGGGGTCAGGCCTTGA